The Bernardetia sp. genome includes the window ACGCATGTGCATCTTATTCCAATAGATGAAATTGCAGATTTGAACTTTGAACAAAAGCGACCAGAGTTTAGCCAAGAACAATTTGAAAAAACGGCTGAAAAAATCCGTCAAAACTTTGAAAATTAACTTCTAAACAAAAAGCCTTTTTCTGATGAAGAGGGCTTTTTGTTTGCTGTTCTGTGAGCCACAGAATGGGGAATGTTTTTCTATTATCCATTTAAAAAAATATCAATTCATAAAGTGATTTCCTATTCAGATTTTGAAAAAATAGAACTTCGTGCCGGAACAATTTTGGAAGCAAAAGTTTTTGAAAAGGCACGCAAACCAGCCTATCAGTTGCGTATAGATTTTGGCGATTTCGGCATTAAAAAATCTAGTGCACAGATTACAGTAAAATATCCTAATCCAGCAGCATTAGAGGGCAAGCAGATTGTGGCAGTTACTAATTTTCCTCCTAAACAAATTGCCAATTTTATGTCGGAATGTCTTGTATTGGGTGTAGTAGGCGACGAAAATGCTGTAACACTACTTACCACAGACAAGCCTACTCCAAACGGTTTGTTGATTAGCTAAAAATAAAGGTAAAAGCTACTCCTCCCCTTCCATAAACCAACCCGAATATTTGATGTAGTTGTTGGCTATGCGTTGGAGCATTTCGCCTCTTTCGCCAATGGGTTTTACTTTTTTTGCAGGCACGCCAGCATAAATATATCCACTCTCTATTTCTGTGCCTTCCAAAACGACTGCTCCTGCTGCTACAATGCTTCCTGTTCGGACAATTACACCATCCATAAGCCTTGCGCCCATTCCTATCAGTACATTATCTTCAATCGTACAGCCGTGAACAATGGCATTGTGTCCGATACTGACATAGTTTCCAATCGTTGTAGGCGCAGTTTGGTATGTTCCATGAATGGTTGCATTGTCTTGAATATTGGTATGATGTCCGATTTTAATGTAATTTACATCGCCACGCACCACAGCACTAAACCAAACACTACAATTATCTCCCATTTCTACCTCACCTACAATCGTAGCATTAGGAGCTAAAAAACAATCTTTGCCAAACTTAGGAGAAAAACCACGTACAGGAAGAATAAGAGCCATAAGGAAATGAAAAATTTAGAATGAACAATGAAAATTATATGATAAAACCTCTTTAAAGATACAATAAAGCTAACTAAAATGCAGTATAAAATCGCTTACTGATTATTAATGATTTACTAATATTTTTGAGACGATTAGGAAATATAAACGTCGTAATTTAGTAGCATCAAAAAAGAAGTTTTTAGTTATGCTATTCCAATTTAGCTAGATTT containing:
- a CDS encoding tRNA-binding protein; translated protein: MISYSDFEKIELRAGTILEAKVFEKARKPAYQLRIDFGDFGIKKSSAQITVKYPNPAALEGKQIVAVTNFPPKQIANFMSECLVLGVVGDENAVTLLTTDKPTPNGLLIS
- a CDS encoding gamma carbonic anhydrase family protein — translated: MALILPVRGFSPKFGKDCFLAPNATIVGEVEMGDNCSVWFSAVVRGDVNYIKIGHHTNIQDNATIHGTYQTAPTTIGNYVSIGHNAIVHGCTIEDNVLIGMGARLMDGVIVRTGSIVAAGAVVLEGTEIESGYIYAGVPAKKVKPIGERGEMLQRIANNYIKYSGWFMEGEE